In the Salinirubrum litoreum genome, one interval contains:
- a CDS encoding HVO_2753 family zinc finger protein, with protein sequence MSEAQQRRARKCVSCGINISGTTAARFKCPDCGQEIYRCAKCRKQSNLYECPDCGFMGP encoded by the coding sequence ATGAGCGAAGCCCAGCAACGGCGGGCGCGCAAGTGCGTGTCCTGCGGGATCAACATCTCCGGCACGACGGCCGCGCGGTTCAAGTGTCCGGACTGCGGTCAGGAGATCTACCGCTGTGCGAAGTGTCGCAAGCAGAGCAACCTCTACGAGTGCCCGGACTGCGGGTTCATGGGGCCGTAA
- a CDS encoding elongation factor 1-beta, with amino-acid sequence MGKVAAKMKVMPKSPDIDLDALQERLEESLPEGAKIQGFGRDDVAFGLVALLPAVIVPDDAGGTEAVEEAFAGVEGVESVKVEEVGRL; translated from the coding sequence ATGGGGAAAGTCGCAGCCAAGATGAAGGTCATGCCGAAGAGCCCCGACATCGACCTCGACGCACTCCAGGAACGTCTGGAGGAGTCGCTCCCCGAGGGTGCGAAGATTCAGGGCTTCGGCCGTGACGACGTGGCCTTCGGTCTCGTCGCACTCCTGCCGGCCGTCATCGTCCCCGACGACGCCGGCGGCACCGAAGCCGTCGAGGAGGCCTTCGCCGGCGTCGAGGGTGTCGAGTCCGTGAAGGTCGAAGAAGTCGGTCGTCTGTAA